GACTGTAAAGATTTAAATCCTGATGAACAAGAATTAGCAATTTATGACTGTTCACGTGCCGCATGGAAAATAAGTAAAGACAGAGTTGACAAAATAGAATATGTGTTTGCATTATACAATTCTCAAGTTGTTGGAATTTACCGAGTTGATGAAAATTCTTGGTGTCAACGAAAAAACCTTCCGGAAGGATATGATTTCCCTAAATATCCACTAGCCATCAGAGAACGAGAATGGAAATATACGCAAGCTCTTAAATCAATTAAGTCACTGGAAGAAGCAGAAATTTTCTGCAATAGTACAGACGGATTTAATGTAGAGGATATGTATAGTGTAATTGGAAATAATTTTGATGATTGGAAAAGCAGATATTGTTTTATGATATCATCTAACTCAATACCTAAAAAAATTGCTGATTTCAAAAATAAACTTTTATATTTTCCAACGTCAAATGGCGGGAAGCGAAAAATCGGTCAAAACGACAGATATAATTTTAAAATCAAAAGTATTAACGGAGAAGAAAAAATTGAAATCAAAGAAGTATATGGTTAATAGTACAAAAAAATGTACTCCCCCTATGCTAGAATAATCTCAGGAGGTGAGGCAAATGAACACATATGAAATGAAATGGAAGCCGACAGGAATTTCTTGGAACTACGGCTTAAAAACTGATATCATCAAGGCTAATTATTTGGAAGAAGCAAAAAAGATGATTGAAGCGCAGGCAAAAATGCTTGGTGCAACTGGCGTTGAATGGTATGGACAAAGACAAATAGGTTAACACAATGCTATGCATTTGCGTTGCAGGGAGGGCAGAAAATATCTTTTCTTCCTGCAGGATGTGTTAGGCTTTTAAGCTAAATTGAAAGAATGAGGATATAAAATGAATAACGAATTAAAAAACTTTGAAGGAGAACAGGTTCTTGTTTCTTATTGGTCGCCTGAATTTATTGAATTTTTCTTTGGTTCGTCATCCATTCGATTAAATAACGATACATGCATATGGAGACTTAAAACCAATAATAAAGTCATCGCAACATCTAATGACCTCATGTTCAGTTGTGAAGAGGCAGTATCATCAGTGCTACTTGAAGAAGATGCTTTAATTACAGATGACTTCTTTGATGATGTTTTAAAAAAATGCAATTCAGCTACAGAAAACACTGTCATTAAAAGCATAGAAGGAATGAACGAAGACTATACCATAGTTTTTTCGAATGGTACATCTTTAGAAATCCTTTCATCGCAAAATGGAGAAGCGACTTTATTTGTAAAATAGAATATTTCTTAATTTTCAAGACCGTCTGCAGTTAACCTATTTTCTTGATTGGAGAATTTGATATGATAAAAAAAATAGAATTGCTTCTTTCAAATACTGATTGTATGGAGCTTACAACCGACAATATATCCTTCTGAAAATATGTTTCAAACTCGACTATAAGAATATGGCATACCACAAAAAGCTCGGTTGGCCACAGGAAGATTATAGATATTTATATGAATCCAAAAGATACAACCTCGCTCGCGTTTACATACATTATTCCGATGGTTCAACTATGGATTTTGCAAACTTTCCTTGGGAAGACGAGGATAGAATCGGCATTTCCAATGCTCTCGAAACACTAACAAGGCTTCCTGGCGGGCAAATACTCATTGAAATTCACAAAGCATAAAAAGCAAGCGGCTATGGTTTTAATGGACCATAGCCGCCTGTTTTTTGTAATATTTTAGTTTTGTTTTATCAAGCCAAGTAGCTTTTCAGAATCCTCCGGCGAAACAATAATCGAAATCGATTGTCCGGTTTTATCAAATACCGTTACATTACAAAAATTCATAACAGTTGAATGTTCAACTCTTTCTACCGCCGTATGCTCTGTAACAGTAACATCATCAATACCACCAACAGAAATAATCTCCACTATATTTTCTTTTCCAACCAGCCAACACTTTGCAGGCAGATAAAGGTCTGTAAAGCGATATTCTGTATCATATTTTTCAGCATATGTAAGCCAACCGTCTTCTTTGTTGTTATCTGTTGTCGTTTTTCGGTCACTTTCCTTAACCGGCTCAACATCTTCTACTGTTTGAACCTCTGTTGCAACCACCGTTTCTTGCGTCGCTGACTTTTCTTCGATATGTGATTCAGGTTTTTCTCCTGTACACCCTCCCAATAATAAAACAAGAACAATAATACTGCTGCAAATAAATATTTTCAAACCATTTCACTCCTTTTCTGTTTTTTCAACAATTGTCCCAATCTCTCCACCGCGATTTTTCACGATAATAATTTCTTGTTTGCTTTCTTTCGCCCAATCATAATAATGGTCATTATACAAAAACATGATACAATCAACATCTTGCAACAGAGTTCTGTAACTTGTATAGCGAAAATCATCTAATCTCGGTCTTTTGTCAATTCTTTTCTCACATTCTCGCCCAATTTGAGACACAATAATGATCGGAATACCTAACTTTTTTGAAAGTTTCTTCAGTTGAATGCTCGCTACGGCATATATTTCGTCAAAGTTATTTCCTTCGCAATTCAAAAGCTGAAAACAATCTATCGCTGCAATCTCCGGCTTTGATTCCCACAGAACTTTTTCTATATCCTCTATTGTTCTTATAGTATCATATACAGTAATATTTTTATGATTTTCAAGTCCTGCCATAAATTTTTCTCTCTTTGTCTCTAAAGAAAATACCGTAATTTTTTTGTCTTTTTCATCCTTGATAATTTCTTTTAAAAACATTGTTTTTCTCATTCCCGGTCGTCCGGCAATACAATAGATATACCCTTTTTTAAATTCTCCAATAAAATGTTTAAGTTTTTTCATTGTTTTCCTCCTTTAATCCTGCAAATTTAAGACTATATTATTCTACCAAATTTCTTATTTTTGCTGTTTCCATTAATTCCTCATACTCTTCCTTACATTTTTTTAATTTATCATAATGCTCATTTGGGAGAGACAATGATTTTTTTGCCTCGTCACATTCATTCTGTATTTTCTCAATACGTTCCTGTTCTGCTCTGACAGTTGAACCAAACCTTTTTAAGAAATTGACAATTCTCTTTATATTCCCTTGGGCAGATGAACCCATCTCAACCGAATATTCCACACCACCTCGTTTTAATGATATGAATAATTTATCATTTCTCATCTCTTTGGCAACCACATCAAATCCCAAAAATGACATCAGTACCTTGCCCGAAGGTGCAGCGTTTATAAGTTCTTGCTTTAATATGTCCTTTGATGCCTTCATTTCTCTTAAATACATATTATTTGTTATACTGCTTAAATACGTTTCATTTTTTAATGTCATAGCCTTTCTTTCTTTTAACACAGGGATTTCTTGTTCCAGCTCTGATATTCTTTCAGCTAGTTTTCTTCTGTTTTCAGCGTCTTTATTACACAGAATCTGTAGTGTTTTAATTTCATTTTCTTTCTCTGCAATCTGCTTCATAATAGGATTACCAAGAGCAAGAGCTTTTACTTCAGCATAACTCAAAACGTTATTGTCGAGGTCCTCAATACTCCTCTGATATGAACTTCCGCTTAAAAACTGTGATATAAATTTTTGTTTTGTTTCAAGAATCTGCCAGGAATATGAGTCAAAACTTCCTTCTGTTATATACCTGAATATAAAAATCTCTTCGTTTTCATTGCCTCGTCTTAATATTCTTCCCTCCCTTTGAGTCATATCTGCAGGACGCCACGGAACATCAAGATGGTGTATGGCTTTTAGCTTTGTCTGTACATTTGTGCCGATTCCAAGCTTGGAAGTTGAGCCAATCAGCACTCTGATTTTTCCGGCATTGACATCATGGAATAATTTCAGCTTTGTGCTTTCCGTTTTATAATTGTGAATAAATGCAATTTCATTTTTATCTATACCTTTTTCACACAATAATTCTTTGATTTTAGAATAAACATTAAATTCACTTGCCTTTGGTACTGAAAAATCACAAAATACAAGTTGAGTACAACCGGGATATGCACGGTATGTATTTAAAACCTGATTACAACACTTCACAAGCTTTGAATATTGGTCATAAGGCTGAGCTTTGTGAACTAATGTTAAATCCAGTGCCGCCTTGCGTCCGTCTGTGCTTACCTTAAGCATATTATCTTCCTTGGGGTGAACCTTACGATTTCGTATTTTCTCAGCTCGTTTGCAGATTTTTTTCATATATTTGTCAAGTTCATTGCATTTTTTTACCTGTATATCCGTGTATGCGGTGTGCAAAGGTATATTATCCGCTAAATCCATAGAATAAAATGTTGCTGCAGAGGAAAACATTTTGGATAGCTCCGGCAGATTGAAAAATTTTGCAAATCTGCATACAAAACGATAATTTGAAGCTGTAACATCAACCTCGCAGACCAACTCAGTCTGCGAAAAAGTTTTTACCCAGTTATCAAATTTTTCAAGATTGCAGGCACACAATGCATTATATTGCAAATACATCTGCATAGTATATACATCGGAAATAGAATTGCAAAGAGGCGTTCCCGTTGCCAAAACAGCGCCGCGACCGTTATTTAATTTCTGAACACAGCGGACCTTTTGTAACATAGCGTGACAATGTGCGGAACCTAAAGTATTTATACCTCGCAGATTTTTTAGTTTGGTGCGAATTGGTATATTTTTAAAATTGTGCGCTTCATCAAGAAAAATTGTATTTATATCTAATGTATCAAATGTAACACACGAGTTTTTTGATATTACTTTTTTTAATAAAGATGCTGTTAGTTTTTTGATATACTCTATTTCACGCTGTATGGCACTTCTTTCCCATCGATTTACATATATAGAATAATTTTTTGCACTCACATTAATTTCATCGATTTTTTCCTGCAGATTACTTGAAAGATATTCCGATGACAACGGTATCTGTTCAAAACAGCTATACGCAATAATAATACCGTCATAATCCCCGTTTTTCATTTGCATCATAACTTTCTCGCGCATTGCAGGTTTAAACGTTCCCGGTTCAACGGTTAAAATTCTCGCTTTCGGATAAAGAAGTGTAAAAATCTTTTCCCATTGTCCTGTAATGTTATTTGGCACAACAAATAAATTTTTTCGTGATATTCCCATTTGACGCATTTTCATAGCAGCAGCAATCATAATATATGTTTTTCCTGCACCAACATCAAATGCAAGAAGCGTGTTTGGAGAGGATATAATTCTTTGAATTGCATCTTTCTGATAATCAAACAATTCAACCTCCGGGTTCATTTCCGGAAATGAAAGTTTACTGCCGTCAAAATTGTCAGTTGTATATCCGGTAAATATTTTATTATAGTTTTCTTCGATTTCCCATATCCTATCTTCATCCTCCCACACCCATCTTTTGAATTCAGCATTTATAAGCTTTTGCTTTTCTAAAACCGCAATAGTTTCTATTTCATTTAAGGTGCCGTTATTGTTATAGAGTTTTATTTCCCTGAGATTCAAAATTGATTCAATTATATATAACGCATTTCGACAATTCGTTCCATATTTTGTATCAACATTTGAATTCCTGAAGTGATTTTTATTATCTATATGCCATGCGCCTGTAACAGGCTCATATTTGACAAGGTTATAATATTCTCCGTTATTGTTGCCATTTATAATATAATTCACAAAATCATTGACTATCTCTTTGCTTATCCATGGCACACCTAAAGAAGCCTCTATATCTTTGTATGTGATGTCGTGGGGAGTTCTGTTTACATCTTGTTTTGCATAAATTATTTCTTTTTCTTTTTGAATATCCTTAGCAATCTGATAAAGTTCAATCCATTTTTCGAAAGTCAATTGGTCAAAATTTTGTTCAGAAAGTGAGTCAATAATCTCAATAGATGGGATTTCCTGCTTATTATATATCGTGTAGTCCTTTGCATCATACACAGAATAATCACGTTTCATGAGTTCGTTGGCTATTTGTTTACCAAGAAGTCCCAATTCTACCTTTTTATAAATTTCATCCATTATATATCCTTTATCTTTTTGTGCATACAACGGAAGACAATTCTTTATAAGCAGGTTTTTCAATTCTATTTTCCATAAAATTGTAAGCTGATTTCTTCTGGACACCTTATTATTTACAGAAGCTTTTTTCACAATTCTTATATCATTGTTGTCGACATATATAATGCCCCAGTGTTCAGGTGCTTTAGCTTCGATACTTGCAATATGCTTTTTGCTGACTACAATATAGTTTTTATCAAAAAACTTATCATAGAACGCTATCTGTCTTTCTAATCTCTGATAATTATCACTATCACTTTTGATTTCAAAACCAATCAATTTATCCGTAACCGCCATAACATCACAAATAGCAGATCCGATATTTTTTTCCTGATAAATTCTGACTTCTTGATTATTTGCTTTTAAATAAGCAATTAAAATATTACGTATTTCTTTATCTTTCATAACTAAAACCCCTGTTTTATGAAGTTCTTCCCACATGCGTTTTTCTGTAATCTCTGTTTTATCTTATCTATTGTACAGTTTAAACAAAATATATTTATAATCGCTATACTGTATATTTGAACAATAAACATTGTTCAAACAATCAAATTTACTTTTTTGCTACTACTCTGATCATACCTGTTTGGGACAAAGAAAATAAAATCTCATTTAACAAATGAATATCTAGCCTACCGCAAGTAGCAGCAACCATAATATGAAGTTCCATATGTAAGTTTTTCGATAGTTTGTTTTATTTCAAAATCCTGCAAATCACTATTGTCATTATAAAAACTTGTTTTCACAACCCTGTCAGCGATATTAACCTCTTGATAGTCAAAATCTTCATCATCTCTGAAATTCAAAGTTGCTTCGTACACTTCCTCGTCCTGCGATTTTTCAAATATAGTCTGATAAATGTTATATATGCCACTCACTTCTTTTCGATATTCATCTAATTTCATAGGGCCACCATGCCAACACATATATTACACACTCCTTTTTTCGTTTTTTACCATTCTTCAATTGATATAACATCATCCGCTTTTATATCAGCAATGTTAAATGTCTCTCCCCGTGGTTTGTCACTGCCTTGATATGTGACCTTCAGTTCAACTTTGATTTCGTTCCAACGTGGCTTGATTATTTTTTTGTTTTTCTCATCAATAGTTCCGATTTTGCCATTTTCACAGCAAATGTTGACCACATTGACTCCGTTTACAATAATTGGTTTTTGCAGAGAAGGCAAGCTCTTGTGTCTTATATATCCATCAGATGTTTTTGTTATGTACTCTGCGTGGGTAATGTCATAAAATATTGGATTTTCATTTACCTTGCCGCAGAATACAAAGCAAGGCTTATCAATAAAGTGTTTATTACTTTTATCCTCTTGCCATATAATACTTCCATCGCTATAATCTATAATCAGATATGTTTTTTCATCTTCAGCATATAAAAATTTCCCGTCCGAAGATGCATCTATAAGCTTTATCCACATCTTTGATGCTTCGGCATAATATACGAGTTCATCTAGTTTGGAAAACAAAAGATTATGCCAATATTCGTCAAGTGTTATGTATTCACAGGGCAATGACCAAACTTCATTTAGCTCTTCATCATATTGCACCACCCCAAATTTCCCACCGGATACTAAAACAAATAGATTATCGCCGTAAGAAAAGATATTTTCATATCCTTCTTTTAAGGTTTTACCATTTAATCTAAGGCTATATAAATTTTCCTTTTTTTCGATTTCAAATCTACCTGATCTGTTGTTGCTGTAAAATTCACTTATTTTAAACATTTCTCTACCTCCTAAATATTTTTTAATTATTCTTTCCGTTCATATTAAAGAAAACCAATTCTTTTTTCTTCCTTTACCTGTTTTTTATCGGCTTCAAAATCTTCCGAAATGAAGGTTTCCAACATATCCTTTGTAACCTCATCAAAGTCAAGTTTTGCAAGTCGAGTAGCTCTGTTTAGCTCTGCTTTTTCAATTATGTTTCTTGCATATCTGCCGTTGCCAAAATCGCTTATCTTTACTGCATCGTTATAAATTCCCCGAATTTTCTCAAGGGCCGATTCATCAATTATATCATTCTTGTTCTTTGCCATAAGCGTTGTTATTTCAACAAGTTCTTCAGGGGAATAATCGTCAAACGGAACATGAAAAGCAATTCTAGATTTAAGTCCCGGATTGCGACTTAAAAAAGCTTCCATCTCAGTTGGATATCCGGCAAAGATGACAATCGTCTCATTTCGTCTATTCTCCATTTCCTGAACGATGGTGTTGATGGCTTCGTCCCCATACATACCACCTTTATCATCAAGAAGCGAATATGCCTCGTCAATAAACAGTACACCACCTGCCGCTTTTTCAAAAGCTTGTCTTACAAGTGGAGCAGTATGTCCTACGTATTTACCTATTAAATCTGCTCTGCTTACCTCCACAAATCTTCCATTGGTTATAACATCATTGTCCTTTAAAATCTGCGCAAACAGTCTGGCAACTGTGGTTTTGGCAGTCCCGGGATTACCTGTAAATACCATATGCATGGAAGGTGATTCTGTTCTTTTTCCGAGCTGTTTATACATTTTTTGCACCTTATAATAATCAAGCGCATTATATACAATCTTTTTTGCATTTTTAAGACCAATCATTTCGTTTAATTCCTTTAATGCTTTTCCAAATCGATTGTCACTTTCATCATTTATTTTCTTCTTAATCTCGGTGTATTGCGGATACATTTCAGTTCTTATGTGATGAGAATACCAACTCGCAAAATGTTCAGATAATTCTTGTCTACTTAATGCTTTTTCATCATCTATCCCTCTGTAAAGTGAATCTGTAACAGTTACCTCAGCCTTTCGCGCCATATAATTCAAATATTCTCTAGCTCTTTCACCACATGCATTTCCAGGTACAATTTCAACAAATACAGACTCTGTATTTTTATATATGGCTTCCGTTTCCTTTTCACACACCTGTGGCAGTATAAATACCGTCAGAACATCTTGATTAAATTTATTGATTACTCTTGCTATTCTTTCTATATGGTCACAAAGTCTATCGATTTCATATGTGCTTTCAATACCTCGATTTGGCACCACCTTCAGAACTACTGTTCCACCTCGTTGCATGGAATACAGCTTGATTAAATCGTGCCTGCCGCTATCCATACGGTCGTAAACTTCGATTTCGCTGTATCGTTTAGAAAATATTCTGTTGTTTTCATATAAAGCCGATAGCAGACATTCTATGATTTCGTGATAATCATCCTCATTATTAGAACGGATAATATAGTGAACAGGATGATGCAACTTTTCTGATTTGTTTTTCACTTGATATATTCTGTCAATTTCTGATTTCATGGATTTGTCATATAAAAGTTCCTGAGCCAGCTCTTCCATCTGGTTTTTAGTAATATCTTTTGCAACAATCTCTTTATATCTGCAGTCACATTCAAGTTTCAAATCTGATATAATTTTGTTCTCGTTTTCTATGTACTCTTCATATTCTGACCTGCGCAAGGAACGCTTAAACTGACTGAGTGAAGTTTCTACATAATTTTTTATGATTAGATTTCCTTCAGTAACCTTATTAAATTCTTCGACAAGTGATGCAGCAGTGTACGTATGTGTCATTTCCGGTTTTATTGCCGTGATTAATGTACAGGTAAATTCGGATATATCAGTAACTGCAATATATGCATTTTCTTCTAAATTCTGATATAGTGTTTCTGTAGCTTCCCTATACTTTTGTTTTTCAATATTTTGTTCAGTATTCTCGTTTCTCGTTTTTCGTGTTATTATCTTATAAAAAATCATAGCGAATTACCTCTCTTTATTAATATTATATCTCTGCTTGTGTGCATTTTTTTGTACAGTAATAAAACAAAATACCCATCATCTGCGATTAGTATATCGCAAATGATGGGTGAATTTTTTCACATATTAAATTTTATTTCTCTAATCCAGCAACATAATCTTCAAAAGACTTTATGAGGATAACTTAAGTGGCAAGATTACAGATGAACGATTTGAAAAACTATCAAAGGATTACGAGGAAAAACAAAAATTCTTAAAAGCTGAAACAGAAACACTTGAAACAGAACTTATATAAAGCGAAGAAACCATAAACAATGTTGAGTATTTCTTAAAAATTGTTCGTCAGTACACAGATATTCAGGAGCTTAATGCAAGAGTGGTAAATGATTTAATTGACAAAATCAAAATCCATGCTCCCATAAAAGAAAATGGCCAGCGTATTCAACAGATTGACATTTATTACACTGCAGTTGGAGTAATCGACATACCACAGCACTTTCAAGAATTTGCTA
This portion of the Oscillospiraceae bacterium genome encodes:
- a CDS encoding sce7726 family protein yields the protein MWEELHKTGVLVMKDKEIRNILIAYLKANNQEVRIYQEKNIGSAICDVMAVTDKLIGFEIKSDSDNYQRLERQIAFYDKFFDKNYIVVSKKHIASIEAKAPEHWGIIYVDNNDIRIVKKASVNNKVSRRNQLTILWKIELKNLLIKNCLPLYAQKDKGYIMDEIYKKVELGLLGKQIANELMKRDYSVYDAKDYTIYNKQEIPSIEIIDSLSEQNFDQLTFEKWIELYQIAKDIQKEKEIIYAKQDVNRTPHDITYKDIEASLGVPWISKEIVNDFVNYIINGNNNGEYYNLVKYEPVTGAWHIDNKNHFRNSNVDTKYGTNCRNALYIIESILNLREIKLYNNNGTLNEIETIAVLEKQKLINAEFKRWVWEDEDRIWEIEENYNKIFTGYTTDNFDGSKLSFPEMNPEVELFDYQKDAIQRIISSPNTLLAFDVGAGKTYIMIAAAMKMRQMGISRKNLFVVPNNITGQWEKIFTLLYPKARILTVEPGTFKPAMREKVMMQMKNGDYDGIIIAYSCFEQIPLSSEYLSSNLQEKIDEINVSAKNYSIYVNRWERSAIQREIEYIKKLTASLLKKVISKNSCVTFDTLDINTIFLDEAHNFKNIPIRTKLKNLRGINTLGSAHCHAMLQKVRCVQKLNNGRGAVLATGTPLCNSISDVYTMQMYLQYNALCACNLEKFDNWVKTFSQTELVCEVDVTASNYRFVCRFAKFFNLPELSKMFSSAATFYSMDLADNIPLHTAYTDIQVKKCNELDKYMKKICKRAEKIRNRKVHPKEDNMLKVSTDGRKAALDLTLVHKAQPYDQYSKLVKCCNQVLNTYRAYPGCTQLVFCDFSVPKASEFNVYSKIKELLCEKGIDKNEIAFIHNYKTESTKLKLFHDVNAGKIRVLIGSTSKLGIGTNVQTKLKAIHHLDVPWRPADMTQREGRILRRGNENEEIFIFRYITEGSFDSYSWQILETKQKFISQFLSGSSYQRSIEDLDNNVLSYAEVKALALGNPIMKQIAEKENEIKTLQILCNKDAENRRKLAERISELEQEIPVLKERKAMTLKNETYLSSITNNMYLREMKASKDILKQELINAAPSGKVLMSFLGFDVVAKEMRNDKLFISLKRGGVEYSVEMGSSAQGNIKRIVNFLKRFGSTVRAEQERIEKIQNECDEAKKSLSLPNEHYDKLKKCKEEYEELMETAKIRNLVE
- a CDS encoding AAA family ATPase, whose protein sequence is MIFYKIITRKTRNENTEQNIEKQKYREATETLYQNLEENAYIAVTDISEFTCTLITAIKPEMTHTYTAASLVEEFNKVTEGNLIIKNYVETSLSQFKRSLRRSEYEEYIENENKIISDLKLECDCRYKEIVAKDITKNQMEELAQELLYDKSMKSEIDRIYQVKNKSEKLHHPVHYIIRSNNEDDYHEIIECLLSALYENNRIFSKRYSEIEVYDRMDSGRHDLIKLYSMQRGGTVVLKVVPNRGIESTYEIDRLCDHIERIARVINKFNQDVLTVFILPQVCEKETEAIYKNTESVFVEIVPGNACGERAREYLNYMARKAEVTVTDSLYRGIDDEKALSRQELSEHFASWYSHHIRTEMYPQYTEIKKKINDESDNRFGKALKELNEMIGLKNAKKIVYNALDYYKVQKMYKQLGKRTESPSMHMVFTGNPGTAKTTVARLFAQILKDNDVITNGRFVEVSRADLIGKYVGHTAPLVRQAFEKAAGGVLFIDEAYSLLDDKGGMYGDEAINTIVQEMENRRNETIVIFAGYPTEMEAFLSRNPGLKSRIAFHVPFDDYSPEELVEITTLMAKNKNDIIDESALEKIRGIYNDAVKISDFGNGRYARNIIEKAELNRATRLAKLDFDEVTKDMLETFISEDFEADKKQVKEEKRIGFL
- a CDS encoding DUF4368 domain-containing protein, coding for MNNVEYFLKIVRQYTDIQELNARVVNDLIDKIKIHAPIKENGQRIQQIDIYYTAVGVIDIPQHFQEFAI